The nucleotide window ACCTGTTTGCCGTAAACGGTATAGAACGCTGCTGTTACAGCAGATGCCAAACCGGTAAGTAATCCATCCAGAGGAATGCCCTCTAAACTTAGTTCCGGGCCCATTATCATTAGTGCGCTCCCGGTAATCGCCAGGATTAAAGCTAAAAGGCCCCGGAAATCCGGTAACTGTTTCTGCCAAACCCAGGCATACAGAGAAACCAGGACAGGGGAAAGATATTGCAGGAAAACGGCCAGGGCCACATTAACCCTGCTTACTGTATAGAGATAAGTGAACTGCACACCGGCCATCCCTAAAATCCCAAGAATAATGATTTTGCCATAATCCTGTCTCTCAATTTTAAGCAACTGTCTCTGCTTGATTGCCAGCCAGGCCAATAACAGCCAGGCCGACAAATTCAACCTAATCTGGACCAAAATCAGGGGATCTACCTGTTTATTAAAGAAATACTTGGCAACTGTTCCTGAAAAGCCCCATAAACCAGCAGCCAGTACTACCATGAAAGCCCCTTTTAAATGTTGATTCGTAATCATTCCCTCCTGCAATCCAGTATTTTTCTGATCACTTCCCCTGGTTCTTGACTGCGCATTAAACGGGTTCCGATTAATAATCCATCTGCACCAGCCGACAGCAATACCTTAGCATCTTCGGCCGTATTGATACCACTGGCGGCAATTACTTTTCTACCCTGGCAGAAAGGAAGCAAGTGCAGGCTACGTTTGAGATCCACCTCTAAAGTAAACAGATCCCGGTTAT belongs to Carboxydocella sporoproducens DSM 16521 and includes:
- a CDS encoding DMT family transporter produces the protein MITNQHLKGAFMVVLAAGLWGFSGTVAKYFFNKQVDPLILVQIRLNLSAWLLLAWLAIKQRQLLKIERQDYGKIIILGILGMAGVQFTYLYTVSRVNVALAVFLQYLSPVLVSLYAWVWQKQLPDFRGLLALILAITGSALMIMGPELSLEGIPLDGLLTGLASAVTAAFYTVYGKQVLQKYTPWTTLGWALLAGGLPWWLINSPRRLLAQVNSVETVAFFIYIALFATIIPFGLYFAGLKRISATETVIISMLEPVVAALTAFWFLGERLSLSQIGGGLAIMLAVAILSSGSISIAQESRVEER